The Bradyrhizobium sp. CCBAU 53351 genome segment TCCGTTTTGTGCTTCCGGGCTATTTCTCATTGCTGTTTGACGAGATATCGGCGGCAGAATCCGCACCGCCCTCATGCCCGTCAGCCCCGTAGGACATGATCTCAAACTTGGCGTTCCCACTGGGCGACCGGTAAACATAGGGCCTACCCCACGGGTCGTTCGGTAGGCTATTTCCATCGATGTAGGGACCGTGCCATCCGGCCATCGAAGCTGCGGGTTTTACCAGGGCGTTAAGGCCTTCCGAAGATGACGGATAGCGTCCCGTGTCGAGAAACATGAGATCGAGCGAACTGGCGAGGCTGCGGATTTGTATCTTGGCCGTCTTGACCTTGGACTCAGCGAGATAGTTCAACACGCGGGGGCCGATCAGTCCCATGATCAGCCCGATGATCGTAATGACGACCAGCATCTCGACCAAGGTGAATCCATTCTCGCCCGCTGCGAACGACCGCCGCCGCCAGGCCATTGCGCGGGATGAGATAAGCGTCATTTGCGCTCGCTGTTTTGAGATCACGATACGAGTTGAGTGATAGACAGCAGGGCCGTCATAATGGAAACGATGAGACCGCCGACAACCACGCTAAT includes the following:
- the gspG gene encoding type II secretion system major pseudopilin GspG, yielding MTLISSRAMAWRRRSFAAGENGFTLVEMLVVITIIGLIMGLIGPRVLNYLAESKVKTAKIQIRSLASSLDLMFLDTGRYPSSSEGLNALVKPAASMAGWHGPYIDGNSLPNDPWGRPYVYRSPSGNAKFEIMSYGADGHEGGADSAADISSNSNEK